AGTGTCGTAATGAAAATTAGGTTTTACGTCCCACAACCGCAACCTCTTCATGCCGATATATAATCGATAGCATAGCGACTGCCAAGGCGCAATTCTATCTATTGATTGCTGGTAAAACATCAGTAGTATTTTAGACTATTGGTACTGTCGATAATTTTACCGATAGTCACCCTACCACAACCCACAACACAGCACGGCACAGCGAAGGTGGCAGTAAGACCAAGATGGAATTGGCGCGTATGTCTTTTGTTTTCCGCAGTTTCTTGTTtcttactttaaatatttataagcatAATAATAAGACTTCCAAttacaaaatctaatttgatGTAGAATTAATTACAACAATTCATATTTACAATTCAAGTGTTAGTCTTTTAAGCAAATTCGCAGTAGGAAAAGCTGTGTTCACCATCATTGTATTACTTCGatctagtaaaataaatattttatgcttcTGTTATTGCTTATCAATACTGACAACGATTCACTATTAATTCAGTTGCAAGTGGAggtaaaatttgttaaaatcttGGGATTTTTCCCATTGTTTCCCATTGCTACACATCGGGAGAAAAAATCCCGTTGTTTAACAGTGTTACACATGCAACTATCTTCCTACCAATGAATAATGAGTATTCAATGGCACTCTGTATTCCCGTTCAATAATACTtacgaatattaaaataaaacaagtgtaagaaattaagattaaagataaaaaatgaagattaagaaaaaattgtctattttatctggatttcattcatattgtatacaatacaaattttcaaactttacacttttttatttttacttcgtAGGTATTACTGAACGGGAATACAGTGTACCATTGAGTAACAGTATTACTCATTGGTAGGAAGATAGTTGCAATGTGTAATACTGCTACACAAAGGGAATTTTTCTCCTTATGTGAAGTGTTACAAATCGCGGTGTGACACTATGGGAATAAACCAGATCTCGTATACGAATACGAGATTGTAATCACGAGATTACAATATTGTCATTTTGGGCAAGGCACAGACAATAATGAGGTAAATGTGATTGTACATATACACTTACAGTCATCACCaacattatattgaaattttcgTCTAATTTAGATAGGTACGTAATGTAGAATGAACAGtgattttgtgtttgttattattatcatcatccaCTTTCCTCTTTGAGAAAAATGGACATTTGAATATTGTCATGCatgactattatatttatcacttcATCAAGTACATTTTTCTTCAAACTTAAGTGGAAATTCAGTGGTACTTGTACAAATctctaaatataaaagttgtttaaaaGTATGTAGTTTCACAgattagataatttaatctaGAATCAAACAATATTCCATTTGTcatattaataagtaaaagcagaataaaatgtttaacgaTAAAAGAAAACTGCATTAAATTATGacctacaaataataataaaacgatttttatttactatacaCCTTCAATAACCTAATTTCCTTCTGGAGCATCCGacaaaaatgttgtaatacCTATACAACATACAAGATAGGCAATAATTAGTCAGAAAGGACATTGCATAATCTTCGGAAAGAATTACCTACACAAAACAATCTCACTGGCAATACAGAAAAATTTGACAGGGTGTCTTATTCGTTTACAGGGCAAATCTctaaagtttcttttttattttttgaaggaCGTGGATTACAGGTATTATCATATCGCCTAAAACTGCGAACAGACAACAtagaagagaaaaaaaatcatgattaATGTAACttgtgaattatttataatcttgATTGAAGTACTAGGTAATTAGGATTAATTTTGATCTGATTATTTTCAATCCGATTACAAATGATAGATTATGCTATGCCGTGATTATGCTCAACACTACTAATTGAATCCATGCAGAATCATTAAAAAAGTTCCAAGAACGGCGATATCGTCACGTCTTCAGTTTCCTTCTTTATAATGTGGATTAACAATTTTGAATGCGCCCGCGCTTCTGGTACGCTACGCTGGCCAGACTCACAGAGTACATTTTTTGTCCAGACTCAGTAAAGTGGTATAAATAAGTGTTGTGTGTTTGGTAACACTATTTGATCGAGTTTCTATCTTTGAGGTTAGGttattgtttacatgttagtTTTATGAGTTAGGTAGttagaataacatttttatccgACTATTATGAAGCTACACATAGACTggtaagtttattaattactttggtgttcatttaaatattcagttattaataaatatcgagttagaaaatgtattttgatgatgacaaaacaatatttatgtacaaatcagtacaaatacataaatatacaggtacgtactatttttatgtcattgaaatattaaataataagaatatttaatcGCACTTTTGCGATATATCATTGCACTTATGGTAATGTTTACGAGGTTTGGTGATACGTCTACCTACGTGTAGAAGGGTTGATTTGTGCTTCATAGGTATTCGACGTCGGCCGATACATCTGCCCCGAATCCGCATGTTGTCGGTTTTTGTGGCACAGATCAAAGAGATCTGGCGCGGACGTTCGGCGTTGGGTCTACACGTCTGCCGATACATCAGTCTGATCGGAGTTGCCTTAGCGAGTACACGCAGTGTACACTCTGCCTTTATGCACAGCCAGATAGTAATTGTAAGtgctaaataaacaaatagctGCGGCAGCTACGGTctctatattaattttttaatttacgagTGCTAGCGCGTTGCGTCTGTCGCGAATGAACATAGACTGATGGATCTGCAGACGTATGGACAGTCCGTGCGAACTGCGAATCCATCGGCCGATGTATCTGCCAATGCGTGTGCCGATATATAGAGGCGGCTTGAAACGTAGGTCGTATGAACCTACCAACCACTTCTATTCCTCGCCAGTTGTTGGCACTCCTTATCGAAGTTCGTTACCATCGCACCTTCAGCTTGCCTTGCGATCTTTTCCCATCAGTCGCGACCCAGGTAGTCACTCTTCTGGCCCATCTTTCCGGCGCTATGCGGCTTACTTGACCCGCCCAATCCCACttcatcgatatatatatatatatatatatatatatatatatatatatatatatatcgtatcgtatatatatatatatatatatatatatatatatatatatatatatatatatatatatatatatatatatatatacggacatttattatatcaatatgaATATACCGTAATCATATCCgatgatatttttcataacgGTTGTAAATCCTGACTCATCCCCTCTATCAAcaataaaggaaaaaaataggtatacctacatGTAAACATTCCTAAAACGAACAATACAATACGATCGATACGATAGGATACCTAGGTACGTATATCTTTGCTTTGCCTTGCCCTTGGATTTAGGTAGTactcggagtacctactaattccatggcttTGCCTTAAGTcattcgtatttttatttgtcactgTCAGACATGGGTTGATTTGTCATTTTCGTAATTTACGAAAGAGATTGTTGTCATTGTCAGTTTGAAATGTGAATAGTAGGTAGGTGTCTATTATCtgaaaagaaactaaaataaattgggtaaaatagatatttctactttattttacaagtgGCATACCTACaacacaagtaaataaatatatacgttgtgaaatgtaagtaaactaagataatattttttttactttacgtTGAAGTTTATAAACATCTTatgtttttgtgttatatatttatttaaataaaataaattttatttgtattgtgtcCATTTTAGATATTGCCATTATTGCCTGTAAGAGAGATCAAAGTAAAATGGGTCCACCTAAAAAGCTTAAGAAATATGATTCAAAAGCTGGAAGTGACAGATCAAGTAAGTAAAACCTAGAAAGTCAAAACTGTATAGTGTATTGTGGGTGATCGAATGGTGGGTACCATCATAAAATTTGTGATATGTACAATACAATGCTATCTAATCACAATAGGTAAGTTGGTATatcagaatataaaatattgtttaaactaGCCATTTTAGACAATAATATGTCAAAAgcagaaaattaataataattaattatagaaaatCATTTGTTCACAAAAATTGTCTAATATAGTcatctaaaaacaaaatattacttaaatgaatgtatagaatagaaatattatatatcggACAGTGATGTTGTGCAATATTTAGTGTTAGTGCTAGTAGACAGATAGATATGTAGATTATActtttcttttagttttgttttcattcgTATGAATTTCATGTTCACTTaaggtaaaaagaaaaaagttgaaGAAGATAGCTTGACAATTGACTTAGTGGAAGATGACAACACTGAAAATGTTGGTGTGCCTGGGGCAGCCATGCAGGATGCTGAAAAAAATGACCAGGTCCCTGAAGATGAATTTGGAGCCAAAGATTACAGgttattcaaaattgttaaGAGTAACTAAAATTTTCAATCTCTGCAAGTAGCAAATTTTTGctaatatgatatttattgaatcactattgaatgaatgaatcacTATTGagtgaatttatttatcctttattatctaaaaatattgtatgaccatcattatttatttagcacaaATACTAACATTCTTATGTCAATTTCAGGAGTCAGATGACATTAAAACCAGATAATGCTAGCCGGCCTCTTTGGGTTGCCCCAAATGGACATATATTCTTAGAGGCCTTTTCACCAGTCTACAAACATGCTCATGACTTTTTGATTGCAATTTCTGAACCAGTTTGCAGGTATTTGAGTTTCATAAGATTATGTCACTTCACTTCTTTAGTGTCTGGGTGCCTTCCATAAATTACATTGCATAAATTTTGGGatggatataaatatataattttatatatattattttataggaaAATTGGTGGAAATgtaatacaatacttttacctTTCAGACCACAGCATATTCATGAATACAAATTGACTGCATACAGTTTATATGCAGCTGTATCTGTGGGACTCCAAACTGCTGACATTATTGAATACCTCCAAAGGTTAAGTAAATGTGCAGTGCCTGCTGGCATCATAGAGTTCATTACATTATGTACATTATCATATGGAAAAGTAAAACTTGTGCTCAAACATaacaggtaaatattttttatatttgaaaataaattcattgttcTTGCATAGTAAATAAGTGGTGATCTTTTGCTATACCTTTTACAAATGGAGATCCAATTTTATTCTTAGTTCACTGGTGAAAAGTGATTATTGTACCTGCCTGACAAATGATAAAGGGGGATGAAAAATTACACCTAGTCAACATAAAGTTACTTGAAAATccaagatttaaaaaatatcaataagaaGATAGTAAAGacaataatgtaaatactCAAATACAACTAACAAGCCTATGGGCAGAATCTTCAGTTAATAGCCTTTTTCTTAGATTGTGTTTTACAACCAGCATGGGAGaactaatatattaatgaaaaaattaaagataaatattattttgtagataTCTAGTGGAGAGCAAACATGTAGAGGTGCTACAGAAGCTGCTGAAGGACCCGGTGGTGCAGCAGTGCCGGCTGCGGCGCGACGGTGACGACGAACTGCTGGCCTCCGCGCTGCCCAGCAAGCCCGTCGCCTCTGCGCCCAGCACTGGTAGCTTTGCAGATATCTAGTGGAGATGCTACGGAAGGAGCCGGTGGTGTAGCATCGCCGCCATGTCCCTGCGGTAAACCATTGAGGAGTCAGGTCAGgccatgcttatcataataatgcattgtcatagaaactgaagcgacgtctATGGTAGAAGCAGAAGTAGGTGGAATTCAATTTGCGAAACCTTTTAAAAAGTCCGTCATTGCATTccctgttttatattttgtttatataagtttattatgtattaaagtTGTCACATACAAACGGTAGATGAAAGATTACCCGTTCGTATAGGAGAAGAGAAGCCAGCGGCAGCTAACGGCGCGGTGCCGGACGATATCAGCCAGTTCTACCAGCAGTTGGACAAGGACGACGACGACGACGACGCCACAGACATCTCCGCCAACACCGCCGTCGCGTTCGAAGTCGATCCCGACAAGATTGAGGTACTTCCAGCCGTGTGTGACTCAACAGCTAAATGCTGAGTTCCGCTTTCGTTACTTATAGTAGCgttctgtttattttctacttaGAGAAAAAAGGCACGATCGACGAGGGACTGCGTACATGACTAAACGCGGACCAAGACTGACGACGACTGATATATTGCAAAAAATGCAGCTTTGCGTCTACGCCTATCTTCTTTATTCTTGGCCATCcttatccagttgttgccaagAATTTTCTTTACATTATCATCCCATCTGCCAGATAGTAGACAGTGCAATACTAGTTTGTTGACTTAAATACGACAAgccaaaaaaacattttagattTTGCGACCGGCCgcttgggaatgctgttatAGCCTATCAGTTCTCAAGGCAGAACTTATTGCCGTCTCACACTATCGacaaacagtttgccaaacttggAGGTTTCGGCGTACAATTCTGGATTTCCTTGGGTAAAACTTGGTGAAACAGCCCCCATACAAACTCcgtaatgtaatgtatattgATATAGGTGATACAAAAGAGATGCATCGAATTGGAGCACCCGCTGCTGGCGGAGTACGACTTCCGGAACGACGCGATCAACCCCGACATCAACATCGACCTGAAGCCGACCGCCGTGCTGCGCCCCTACCAGGAGAAGAGCTTGCGGAAGATGTTCGGCAACGGACGCGCTAGGTATCACTTattaatttgaacaaaataatgtgattcttacttttgttatatatagaagaatttttgtttgtatagtCTAATGTCATCGAAATTCTTTCAAAAGATTTAGCGTAACAACGTCACCGACATTCAAAGTTTCGCTGTTATAAGTGGGACGCGTGAAAATTtaacagacagattttcgtatttataatatgtacatgtAGTGTTATTAGTATGGATCGTTCTTTGAGTGCAATGGATAAATGGGAATAGAgtaaacaataatgtttgcTACTATTCCAGGTCGGGCGTGATAGTGCTGCCGTGCGGCGCGGGCAAGTCGCTGGTGGGCGTGACGGCCGTGTGCACGGTGCGCAAGCGCGCGCTCGTGCTCTGCAACTCCGGCGTCTCCGTGGAGCAGTGGAAGCAGCAGTTCAAGTGCTGGTCCACCGCCGACGACAGCTGCATCTGCCGGTACATACTAGGAACAGAGTTGTAGCATTGGGCAATCATTACAGTCTTACATTATAAGTTTGCACACACAAAGTCCCCTTTTCTtccatataattataaaaaacctttaaaaaagCTAGCTAAAGTTTGTTGTAGTTgtagtatgtttatttatattttattcaaaccgTTAAAGTCGTTTTCGCCTTTCAGATTCACATCAGAAGCCAAAGATAAACCGATGGGCGCGGGTATCCTCATTACCACGTACTCTATGATAACTCACGGTCAACGGCGATCATGGGAAGCGGAGCAGACCATGAAGTGGCTTCAAGCGCAGGAGTGGGGGTTGGTAGTGTTGGACGAGGTGCACACCATCCCCGCCAAGATGTTCCGTAGGGTGCTTACTATCGTGCATTCACACGCAAAATTAGGTAAAACTTCCCTACGTCAGTTTTGCTGAGATGGTCTTCCTAGAGTGATAAGGAGGTGGACCATAATCCACCACGCAAGCCCAGTGCATTTATTTGACCATATCTATGCATCAAATAATCGGATCATCTTAGAATTTTATATGGTCCCAGCCCAATAAggacatatacatatataaataaacatccaaaaaccaggccaatctgaaaaagatcattttccatcttgacctgactggggatcgaacccgagacctccaGTATAGGAGTTCGTCGTAAtggccaccgaggtcgtcaagacaATAGTTTTTACTGAAATACCTTttggtttatataatatttgatgcGTGTCAttcgtaaaaacaaaatggacttattaatatataaattttcttcacAGGTTTAACGGCGACCCTTTTGCGTGAAGACGACAAAATAGcagatttaaattttctcaTCGGACCCAAACTGTATGAAGCTAACTGGTTAGAACTGGAACGAGCCGGCTACATCGCGCGCGTGCAGTGCGCGGAGGTGTGGAGCCCGATGACGCCAGAGTTCTACCGCGAGTACCTCATTCAGAAGTGAGTCATTACTTCCTGATTATACACAACTCAAACTGAGGCTAACTGCTTAGTACTGGAATGAGCCGGTTATGAAGTCTAGGTAATTATTTCCCTCCTTGCCATCATGTGGCAAGTAACACACAAACAAACGTCTTCCTggacaaaattataatgaactGGTTAATttccttctctatttcacatacaagtacTAGCGGATAAATCGTCAAATAGAGTGCATGTTTTCTCACgagatgttttcctttaccgcaAGCAAGGGGCAGTCTAAATAAACTGTTATAAATTACtcaaatttgtatataaacttGTTTCCCTTTGTTCACaggataaacaaaaaaatgttgttatacGTGATGAATCCATCAAAGTTCCGCGCGTGTCAGTTCCTAGTGCGCTACCACGAGAAGCGCGGGGACAAGACCATAGTTTTCTCAGACAATGTGTTCGCGCTGCGCCACTACGCCGTCAAAATGAACAAGCCTTACATCTACGGGCCCACGTCACAGAACGAGAGGATACAGATCCTGCAGAACTTCAAATTCAACCCCAAAGTGAACACGATATTCGTCAGTAAAGTCGCGGACACCAGTTTTGATTTGCCGGAAGCGAATGTGCTGATACAGATATCTTCGCACGGAGGCTCGCGTCGACAAGAAGCGCAACGATTaggtaaatatgaatatatattatacgtaTAACTAGTTTTTTGGAATTACACAAGTGAGccttggtaaaaaaaatattgctactATATTAGCGTGGCTATATGTTCTATTGCCCTTTATACTTGTTCTCTCATGTATCAAGTACAAGTTTAGCAATGACATCTTCATTGCTCAGGTCGTATATTGCGGGCCAAGAAGGGCGCCCTAGCAGAGGAATACAATGCGTT
This portion of the Plodia interpunctella isolate USDA-ARS_2022_Savannah chromosome 10, ilPloInte3.2, whole genome shotgun sequence genome encodes:
- the hay gene encoding general transcription and DNA repair factor IIH helicase subunit XPB; this encodes MGPPKKLKKYDSKAGSDRSSKKKKVEEDSLTIDLVEDDNTENVGVPGAAMQDAEKNDQVPEDEFGAKDYRSQMTLKPDNASRPLWVAPNGHIFLEAFSPVYKHAHDFLIAISEPVCRPQHIHEYKLTAYSLYAAVSVGLQTADIIEYLQRLSKCAVPAGIIEFITLCTLSYGKVKLVLKHNRYLVESKHVEVLQKLLKDPVVQQCRLRRDGDDELLASALPSKPVASAPSTGEEKPAAANGAVPDDISQFYQQLDKDDDDDDATDISANTAVAFEVDPDKIEVIQKRCIELEHPLLAEYDFRNDAINPDINIDLKPTAVLRPYQEKSLRKMFGNGRARSGVIVLPCGAGKSLVGVTAVCTVRKRALVLCNSGVSVEQWKQQFKCWSTADDSCICRFTSEAKDKPMGAGILITTYSMITHGQRRSWEAEQTMKWLQAQEWGLVVLDEVHTIPAKMFRRVLTIVHSHAKLGLTATLLREDDKIADLNFLIGPKLYEANWLELERAGYIARVQCAEVWSPMTPEFYREYLIQKINKKMLLYVMNPSKFRACQFLVRYHEKRGDKTIVFSDNVFALRHYAVKMNKPYIYGPTSQNERIQILQNFKFNPKVNTIFVSKVADTSFDLPEANVLIQISSHGGSRRQEAQRLGRILRAKKGALAEEYNAFFYTLVSQDTLEMAYSRKRQRFLVNQGYSYKVITELKGMDQEPDLFYGTREEQGILLQQVLAASETECEDEREAGAGGSGSAGGARRGAGALSSLAGADDALYLEQRRAAHHNKHPLFKKFRY